Proteins from one Polynucleobacter wuianus genomic window:
- a CDS encoding AzlD domain-containing protein, whose amino-acid sequence MQIDWNISLLLIGMAFVTALSRSFFLILGERVKVSDWILDAIRFAPLAAMVAILAPEIFLSTNATSVAQFDLRLPNIWGGLAALGTFYLTRKMLITLLVGMTVFTIARFWLG is encoded by the coding sequence ATGCAGATTGATTGGAATATTTCTCTGCTCCTAATTGGGATGGCATTTGTAACTGCTTTGTCGAGAAGCTTTTTTCTGATCTTGGGCGAGCGCGTGAAAGTTTCTGACTGGATTCTTGATGCAATTCGCTTTGCGCCATTGGCAGCCATGGTTGCTATTTTGGCTCCTGAAATTTTCTTATCTACAAATGCAACAAGCGTGGCCCAATTTGATTTGAGATTGCCCAATATTTGGGGTGGGTTAGCAGCCTTAGGGACTTTTTATCTCACCAGAAAAATGCTCATTACCTTGCTTGTTGGGATGACCGTTTTTACGATTGCCAGATTCTGGCTTGGATAG
- a CDS encoding MFS transporter produces MSQPSNLFESPKQERFFLFALAGIQFTHILDFMIMMPLGPQFIKALSINTHQFGLLLSSYTFAAAIAGVFATYYVDRFERRQLLLRLYVCFIVATVACGFAPNYHSLFIARACAGAFGGILGSLVQTIVADSIPFERRGKALGTVMAAFSVSTVAGVPLSLFLANHVELLGWRAPFIFIGLISTLILYIGYRNIPKISGHLHHVQEGSRLKQIYDILIAHHHLRAFLFMGLIMLTGFSVIPYIALYLTSNVGVADSYISLIYLCGGVATLMSSRLIGHMADKYGKVKVFRVLAIVSLIPLIVTTNLVPVPLWVVLINSTSFFILISGRMIPAMAIVSQLVEPKIRGTFMSLVGSIQMLASGIASVLAGLVVTISTDGKMEHYNLVGYGAVACSLLTFWLVGYIHSDAKTKGT; encoded by the coding sequence TTGAGCCAGCCATCCAATCTATTTGAATCCCCCAAGCAAGAGCGCTTCTTTCTATTTGCTTTGGCTGGAATTCAGTTCACCCATATTTTGGATTTCATGATCATGATGCCTTTAGGGCCTCAGTTCATTAAAGCGCTCTCGATTAATACCCATCAGTTCGGTTTGTTGCTGTCCTCCTATACTTTTGCCGCTGCGATTGCAGGCGTATTTGCAACTTACTACGTAGATCGCTTTGAGAGACGGCAGTTGCTATTGCGTTTGTATGTTTGCTTCATTGTGGCAACAGTAGCTTGCGGCTTTGCACCTAATTACCACTCACTCTTTATCGCTCGCGCTTGTGCAGGAGCATTTGGCGGAATTCTTGGATCATTAGTCCAAACTATTGTGGCTGACTCCATTCCATTTGAACGCAGAGGCAAGGCTTTAGGAACAGTAATGGCAGCATTCTCGGTCTCAACAGTTGCTGGCGTGCCATTGAGTTTATTTTTGGCTAACCATGTTGAGTTGCTTGGATGGCGTGCACCATTTATCTTTATTGGTTTGATCTCAACCCTGATCCTCTATATAGGCTATCGCAATATACCTAAGATCTCGGGGCATTTGCATCATGTGCAAGAGGGTAGTCGCCTTAAGCAGATCTATGACATCTTGATTGCCCATCATCATTTACGAGCCTTTCTCTTTATGGGCTTAATTATGTTGACAGGATTCTCTGTTATTCCGTATATCGCCTTGTATTTAACTTCCAATGTGGGTGTGGCAGATTCATACATTTCGTTGATCTATTTATGTGGCGGAGTGGCGACCTTAATGAGCTCACGCCTGATAGGTCACATGGCAGATAAGTATGGCAAGGTCAAAGTATTTAGAGTCTTAGCTATTGTGAGCTTGATTCCGCTGATTGTGACTACCAATTTAGTGCCCGTACCTTTATGGGTGGTACTGATTAACTCAACATCTTTCTTTATTTTGATATCGGGTCGAATGATTCCGGCAATGGCGATTGTGAGCCAGTTAGTAGAACCGAAAATTCGGGGAACCTTTATGAGCTTGGTTGGCTCGATTCAGATGCTTGCCTCAGGCATTGCTTCGGTATTGGCTGGGTTAGTGGTGACTATTAGTACTGACGGTAAGATGGAGCATTACAACTTGGTTGGTTACGGAGCAGTAGCTTGTAGCCTGCTTACATTTTGGCTGGTAGGATATATCCATTCAGACGCCAAGACAAAAGGCACATAA
- a CDS encoding AzlC family ABC transporter permease, translating to MTPQQQRHFIDGFKEMSRFGVTILTWGFVTGIAMAKSTLTVQQALAMSLLVYAGSSQLTALPLIASGLPIWMILVTSFMVNLRFVIFSLGLQSHFSYLSTWRRVLLGYFTADFSYLFYVRRYPKPETTAERHADKERLRLYWLMGMQFSNWLLWQLGSISGILLASQIPNSWGLEFAGAIALLVIIVPMLDRAAARWAAVTAAVVAVVTYGIPFRLNIVIAIVAALFVGMMTNKSSRESTP from the coding sequence ATGACTCCTCAGCAGCAAAGGCACTTTATTGACGGCTTTAAAGAGATGTCACGATTTGGCGTGACAATCTTAACTTGGGGATTTGTCACTGGCATAGCGATGGCCAAGTCGACATTAACCGTGCAACAAGCTTTGGCGATGAGTCTCTTGGTTTATGCGGGATCATCACAGCTGACAGCGCTTCCGCTGATTGCTTCTGGCTTGCCAATTTGGATGATATTAGTCACATCATTCATGGTGAACTTGCGGTTTGTGATTTTTAGCCTCGGACTGCAAAGCCATTTCTCTTACTTATCTACATGGCGCAGAGTTCTGTTGGGATATTTCACGGCAGACTTTAGTTATCTTTTCTATGTCAGGCGTTATCCTAAGCCAGAAACCACTGCAGAACGTCATGCTGATAAAGAGCGGCTCAGGTTGTATTGGTTGATGGGCATGCAATTCTCAAACTGGCTCTTATGGCAACTGGGTTCTATCTCCGGAATTCTGCTTGCAAGTCAAATTCCCAATAGTTGGGGTCTTGAGTTTGCTGGAGCAATTGCTTTATTGGTGATTATTGTTCCCATGCTTGATCGTGCAGCTGCACGATGGGCAGCAGTAACGGCGGCAGTAGTGGCCGTAGTAACTTATGGCATTCCATTTCGACTCAATATTGTGATTGCAATCGTAGCAGCCTTGTTTGTGGGGATGATGACTAATAAGTCTTCTAGAGAGAGCACGCCTTGA
- a CDS encoding dienelactone hydrolase family protein, protein MIEYKRPDGQEIKGYLAEPADKSNAPGVVVIQEWWGLDDEVKSVADRLAKAGYRALVPDLYRGKLALEAKEAEHLMGNLNFGDAAGQDIRGAVQYLKATGSKKVAVTGFCMGGALTVLSACNVPELDATVVWYGYPPLEYVDAKAITKPMMAHWATHDDFFAISGVDQLDAKLTEAGADHDFYRYDAKHAFANPKSDARGLPPLAYNETAAKLAWERTMEFFNKNLA, encoded by the coding sequence ATGATTGAATATAAAAGACCCGATGGGCAAGAAATTAAAGGTTACCTAGCTGAGCCTGCCGATAAATCAAACGCCCCTGGTGTAGTGGTAATTCAAGAGTGGTGGGGCTTAGATGATGAAGTGAAGTCTGTGGCGGATCGTTTAGCTAAAGCAGGCTATCGCGCACTAGTGCCCGATCTCTATCGTGGCAAGCTGGCGCTTGAAGCAAAAGAAGCAGAGCATCTGATGGGTAATCTGAACTTTGGTGATGCAGCGGGTCAAGATATTCGCGGCGCCGTTCAGTACCTCAAAGCGACTGGCAGCAAAAAAGTGGCGGTTACTGGTTTTTGTATGGGCGGCGCATTAACAGTGCTATCTGCATGTAATGTTCCTGAGCTCGACGCTACTGTAGTTTGGTATGGATACCCTCCATTGGAATATGTCGATGCCAAAGCGATTACTAAGCCAATGATGGCGCACTGGGCAACGCATGACGATTTCTTTGCGATCTCTGGCGTAGATCAGTTAGATGCAAAGTTGACTGAAGCAGGGGCAGATCATGACTTCTATCGTTACGATGCCAAGCATGCCTTTGCCAACCCCAAATCAGATGCTCGCGGTCTGCCACCATTGGCATACAACGAGACAGCAGCGAAGCTGGCTTGGGAGAGAACTATGGAGTTCTTCAATAAGAACTTGGCTTAA